A stretch of Heptranchias perlo isolate sHepPer1 chromosome 1, sHepPer1.hap1, whole genome shotgun sequence DNA encodes these proteins:
- the dcun1d4 gene encoding DCN1-like protein 4 isoform X7, giving the protein MPPRKKRRPTVADDLTAKKSRHDGTMYRKQDSTRMKPEEEGFSSKRCLEWFYEYAGSDDVIGPEDMEKFCEDIGVEPENVVMLVLAWKLDAQSMGYFTLQEWLKGMTLLQCDTTEKLRNSLDYLRSLLNEPTNFKLIYRYAFDFAREKDQRSLEISTAKCMLGLLLGKTWPLFPAFHQFLEQSKYKVINKDQWCNVLEFSRTINLDLSNYDEDGAWPVLLDEFVEWFKDRQMS; this is encoded by the exons CACCATGTATAGGAAACAAGACTCAACTAGGATGAAGCCTGAAGAGGAAGGGTTCTCCAGCAAGCGATGCTTAGAGTGGTTCTATGAGTATGCAG GTAGTGATGATGTCATAGGTCCTGAAGACATGGAGAAATTCTGTGAAGACATTGGAGTTGAACCTGAAAAT GTGGTGATGTTGGTGCTTGCCTGGAAGTTGGATGCCCAGAGCATGGGTTACTTCACTCTACAAGAATGGTTGAAGGGAATGACCTTATTACA ATGTGACACAACAGAGAAACTGAGAAATTCGCTAGATTACTTGAGATCATTGTTGAATGAGCCCACAAATTTTAAACTTATATACAGATACGCATTTGATTTTGCACGG GAAAAGGACCAGCGTAGTTTGGAGATTAGCACTGCTAAATGCATGCTAGGACTACTTCTAGGAAAAACTTGGCCACTGTTTCCAGCCTTTCATCAGTTCCTTGAG CAATCTAAGTATAAAGTGATCAACAAGGACCAGTGGTGCAATGTGCTCGAGTTTAGCAGAACAATTAACCTTGATCTTAGCAACTATGATGAAGATGGGGCTT GGCCAGTCTTATTGGATGAATTTGTGGAATGGTTTAAAGACAGACAAATGTCCTAG